The stretch of DNA AGTGTCCACCAGGGGGGGTACCTTCATCATTGATAACATGATTTTTAGTTGAATCCCACTATAGTGGAATTAGTCAGACGTACCACAACACTTTACAGCAATGTATTTGGCCTGTTTCTCCTGTTGACAATCTTGTGATTTCTACCCGTCAGGTCCAAGTAGTGCCAATATGGTGGACCAATCGTCTAGCAGTCTGAATAATTTTGAGAACATGGACCTCCAGTCTGCATGTCAACAGGCCCTGGCCCAGGCAGAGGGCTCTATGAGCCCTGAGCTGCTGGCCTCCACCCCGCAGGACTCCTACCTGGCCGTGGCACAGCAAGAGTGGCTGGACCTGCGCATACACAATGGAAACCGCTGGAAGCTCCCTGGGCTGCAGTGCCTGACAAGGTCAGAGCCCTAACCCTCAGGTATTCTATGTAGAAGCTCATTCCTCCTCCAGTCCAGACACTGGAAATTAACAGCCTTTTGGCCTAAAGGCTGTCCTACAAGGCTGCTCATCTGGAAGCCATTTTGCTCTTTGAATTAATAAATGTCTTAATGCGCTAGGGCCAGACAGGGCCAGTTTACTAGATTATGAAGTTACTAGGAACATTTGGATGTTACATTTCCTAGGACTTCATCTGAACAAATCAAAGCCATGTCAATAGACTAGTATTGAAGTTATTTATGTTATCATTAACGACAAAAGGTACAAAGCAATAACGTTACTGAAAAGTTTTTTTGTTTCTTTTCAAAACAACATTTCAAATATTGTGTGTATCCATGGCATGTGCATATAATTTAACATATTTTTGTAAATCTGTGCTAATGAAGTAATGGACAGTAAAGATTTGTTTTTCATCTCTGGCTCCTGAGGGGTTTGTTTTGTTTACTTTTTAACCACAGAAAAGGAAACATCAGCTCATAAAATAGATGATCATGGTTGATATATAGATAGTAAACCCTCTCATAGTAAGATTACAGAATTATTGACATAATGCATTGATGATGATACATTACAATATAGCAACTTCAAGAAGTGCATTTGATGCAAAAAACAATTTCCAGTTGATGAGTTGCAGTAGTGAGAACCTGGGCTACCTGGCACCCATGACTACAATTACAATCAGGGCGACAAGGAGACCACAGGCTAAGATGGTGGCCAAAACTGCCCACACGAAGGTGGATTTGGATTGGTCACACAGGGAGCTCCTCATGGCCTGTCTGGCCCTGCGTGCCCGTGAGCGGTCCTGGGGTGGGTACCTGGCCATGTTAATGCATTCCATGCCCAAGGACTTGATCAGGCACGCCCGGTGGTGGCTGAGCTGGTCGAAGGTGTGTTTCCCGTGGTACCTGCCCATTCCACTTTGACCTGCACGGGGTCAGAGTTCAGAGAGCAGCAAGTGAGGTCATTATAAGATAGGATATTAGACTAGGAAAATTCACCAATGTGCTAGCCAAAACTATTAAAATACTTGTTGGTTATCGGTCTTACCTACGCCGCCAAAGGGAAGGGAGTTGAGCACGTAGTGCATTATGACATCATTGACTACCACCCCGCCGCTGCTGGTCTCGGCAATCATTCGCTTTATCACCTCATTGGCAAAAAGAGAGAATAATAATATAGTCTGCATGATCCTCTACACTCTCCTAATATGGAGTCCTATTGTTTCAACGGTAGTAGCTTACCTTCTTGTCAGAGGAAAAAACATACAGCGCTAAGGGCTTCTCTTTCCCGTTGATGAAGCGAATTGCATCACCCACATCACCAACAGTCACTATGGGCAACAGAGGTCCGAAGATCTCCTCCTGCATAAGTCTGGTGTGAGGAGACACGTCCGTTACCACGGTGGGAGCTGGAAGATCAGATGTGGGGGGGGAAAGGTCATTGTTATTGACAGATTCACAGGGACGGTACAGTCAGTTACATCGGCACATCACAGCACTGACAAAAGTTCATCCCAGAATTGATTCAATATGGATTTGTATACCCATTGCATAAATAAAGAAGCTTGGCAAGAGTCCAGCCAATCATCTCCCCCATAAGGATTCTCCCTACCAATATAACACTGTGATGGGTCGCTCTCTCCCCCTAGTGTCACACTGCATCCCTCCAGCAGACCCATCACTCGACTAAAGTGGCGCAGGTTGATGATGCGACCGTAGTCTGGGGAAGATTTGGGGTCCGGGCCGTAGAACTCCTGGAATTAACAAAAGACAAGGATTAGATGCTGTCTAAAACGAGGATTAGATGCTGTCTAAAACGAGGTTTAGATGCTGTCTAAAACGAGGATTAGATGCTGTCTAAAACGAGGATTAGATGCTGTCTAAAATGAGGATTCGATGCTGTCTAAAACATGAATTAGGTGCTGTCTAAAACAAAGATTATATGCTGTCTAAAACGAGGACTAGATGCTGTCTAAAACGAGGATTAGATGCTGTCTAAAACGAGGATTAGATGCTGTCTAAAACGAGGATTAGATGCTGTCTCAAACCATACGCACACTGTAATAGACAGATATAGAACCCTGATATATTGTCCATGGTAATAGACTACTCTGCTGTGGGAAGACAGATCTGGAACAGACCTGTAGTGTATTCCGGATGCCCTCCACCACTTTGTTCTGAATGCTGGGCTCACACAGGATGTAGTCAGGGGCAATGCACGTCTGCCCAACGTTGAAAAACTTTCCCCATGTGATTCGGCTataaaaacaaacacatgacGTATCAAGACATGTCTATATGAGCCATGTGACTATGGATAAAATGGGTTGCTGAGCAACGGTGCAAATAGCAGTTACCGGCAGGCCACGATGAGGTCACAGTCCTTGTCGATGTAACAGGGGCTCTTGCCCCCCAGCTCCAGGGTGACAGGGGTCAGGTGTTTGGCTgcagcctccatcaccactttcCCCACTGTGCTATTCCCAGTGTAGAAGATGTGGTCAAAACGCTGCCTCAGCAACTCCTGGGTCTCTGGAACTCCACCTGTCACCACAGGATATAACTCCTGTCAGGGAAAATAACCCAACATTATAGTGATAGTTTACCCCAAAACCACACATttagatgttttattttattactgATACAAGGTTAACAAAATGTAAGACCTTGTCCAGATATTGAGGGAGCAGTGCTTTGAGGAGACTGGCTGAGTGCTCACTCAACTCAGAGGGTTTCACCACTGCTGCATTCCCTGTAGAGGAAGAATGAACAGTGTGTGAGAGGGTTGCTGAGATAAAGTTAGAAAACTAAATATGCATCCATtacaggatcaatgagttagccaggtaACTTGATTAAATATTGGTATATAACCTTTTATTTTTAAAGATAAGCTTGAAATAGACATGGTCTAGTTCACTCAACAACCAAAAAACTTAGATGTTGTTAACTTTATTAATGAGCCAGCAAATAAGTGGTTATATCTGGTTGTTTATCAATGTTAGGTGGCTCATAGGtgactcattgatcctgctttgtagtatacccctctgcTCCCCTTGTAGTGTGAACATTTGAAGGAATTTAATTCAACTAGGGCCTGGGGTATATACCAGCTGCAATGGCCCCGATCAGGGGCTGCAGAGTGAGGGCCCAGGGGTAGTTCCATGCCCCGATGATGAGCACCACTCCCAGGGGTTCAGGCAGGATGTACACCTGGTCTGTTAAGGTCATGATGTTCTTCTCCACATGGCGAGGGGCAGCCCACTGAGACAGCTTCCCCACTGCCAGGCTGATCTCATTCTCCAGGCCAATCAGCTCGGAGAGGGCTGTGTCATACTGGCTCTGTAAAACGACAGGGCAgtgatgtctgtctgtatccAGGCTATATGGATCGTTATTATTTACTTATCAACACACTCTGTGCCTAAACATGCTGGATTAGTCATTCAAATGTGGTAGGTGGTTGGACTTTACTAATCTGGTAAGGggtatctccctctcttctccctcaaagTTATGAAAACTCAGACATTCACTTGGTTACTTTTATGATTTGTGAAGCATCTATATAGGTCTTATAAATGCATTACGATTTATGAAGGCTTTATTACATCTAAAAAGCTTGGTGTATATGTATATGCCCTTTGTTGATACatttgaatgtacaaaacattaagaatactttccatggtatagactgaccaggtgaaatctatgatcccttattgatgccacttgttaaaaTCACCTCAATCAGTGTATAGGaaatggagacaggttaaagaaggatttttaagccttgagacaattgagacatgggttgtatatgtgtgccattccgagggtgaatgggcaaaacaaaataATTAAGTGCCATTGAacgggttatggtagtaggtgccaggcgcaccgttttggtcaagaactgcaacgctgctgggtttttcacactcaacagtttcccgtgtgtatcaagaatggtcaatCACCCAAAGGTCATTGAGCCAAATTggcacaactgtaggaagcattggagtcaacatgggcctgcatccctgtggaaggcttttgacaccttgcaactcaatattaggaaggtgttcttaatgttttgtacactcagtgtatgtctatttatcaacaacaacaaaaaatcaatgACTTTCAAACTCTCACCCTGTTGAGGTCCTGCTTGAGTGCTATGGCAATCTCTCCTTGTCTTTCTGTGATCAGCCTCTGAAGGGACTTTAACTGTTGAACTCTGAACTTCAGGGGCTGGGACCTCCCTGTGAGAAAAGCGTCCCTGGCAAAGTCCACAGTCTGCTTCTCCATGTCTACGACTATCTATCACAAACACACCTGTAGCCTGCAACCATAATCACAATGAGAAAGACTCTaaaatatacacacatacagcagTGGACCTAATCCTTTCAGTTTGAAAATGTACTAAAATATACACACCTACAGCAGTAGACCTAATCCTTTCAGTTTGAAAATGTACTaaaatatacacacatacagcagTAGACCTAATCCTTTCAGTTTGAAAATGTACTCTAATATACACACCTACAGAAGTAGACCTAATCCTTTcagtttgaaaatgtattaaaatatacACACCTACAGCAGTAGACCTAATCCTTTCGGTTTGAAAATGTACTCAAATATGCATACCTACAGCAGTAGACCTAATCCTTTCAGTTTGAAAATGTACTCTAATATACACACCTACAGAAGTAGACCTAATCCTTTcagtttgaaaatgtattaaaatatacACACCTACAGCAGTAGACCTAATCCTTTCAGTTTGAAAATGTACTAAAATATACACACTTACAGCAGTAGACCTAATCCTTTCAGTTTGAAAATGTACTAAAATATACACACTTACAGCAGTAGACCTAATCCTTTCAGTTTGAAAATGTACTAAAATATGCACACCCACAGCAGTAGACCTAATCCTTTCAGTTTGAAAATGTACTAAAATATGCACACCCACAGCAGTAGACCTAATCCTTTCAGTTTGAAAATGTACTAAAATATACACACTTACAGCAGTAGACCTAATCCTTTCAGTTTGAAAATGTACTAAAATATGCACACCCACAGCAGTAGACCTAATCCCTTCAGTTTGAAAATGTACTAAAATATGCACACCCACAGCAGTAGACCTAATCCTTTCAGTTTGAAAATGTACTAAAATATGCACATCCACAGCAGTAGACCTAATCCTTTCAGTTTGAAAATGTACTAAAATATGCACATCCACAGCAGTAGACCTAATCCTTTCAGTTTGAAAATGTACTAAAATATGCACATCCACAGCAGTAGACCTAATCCCTTCAGTTTGAAAATGTACTAAAATATGCACACCCACAGCAGTAGACCTAATCCCTTCAGTTTGAAAATGTACTAAAATATGCACACCTACAGCAGTAGACCTAATCCTTTCAGTTTGAAAATGTACTAAAATATACTACATTTACTGTGTTATGCCTGACCAACTAATCAAATCGAACTTTATTAAAAGTGCATTGCAACATCATAATAATGCTATTTTTCTGAAAGGCAGAGGATTGAAAATTGAGCATAACATAGGGTAAAGTGCAATACTTACATGTGAATGAAAGCAGTAGCCTACACAAATCCTAATGTTGCCTGTCACCAACACCCATACATATAGAGATGgtctgtacatttaaaaaaaatctaaaatctattcaCTGTTCGTTGAGTACTATAAGGGTTGCTGCATATCTATTGAGAGGAAGTTGTTATATAGGCTACCCAGGGTCATATAAAATCATGACCTAGTTCTAGTgaatattaaatcaaatcaaattttattagtcacatgcgctgaatacaacaggtgtagatcttacagtaaaatgtttacttacaagcccctaaccaacaataccGTTGAAAATAgggataagaaataaaagtaacaagtaattaaagagcagcagtaaaataacaatagcgagactatatacagctgGGTACCtttcaatgtgcgggggcaccagttagttgaggtatatGTGAGTCACAAAAGAGCAGACCTCTACTGAAGCCTCGGGCTCACCGGACACGGACTCTGACCTAGCCAAGGTAATGGCAGCGATCATTAAGTCTGAACAGACTGTGCTGGCTAAGGTGGAGTCACTATCCACTGACCTATCCGCACAAATAGCCATTCTCGCCACCGAGGTCAACACAAAGATGGACTCCTTTAAAGACGACTTGGCGAAACATGACACCTGTCTGAATAGCTTGGAAGGAGGTGCAAATACTTACTTCGACAAAGTGGTGACACTGGAAGAGCAAATCTCCCGGACTGGCTGCCTTAAGCAATCTTTGGGAGGTCCAACTCATTCCGTTGCATATTTGCTGACAGTACATTTAGTTCTGATTCATTTCCAGAAAATTATATATAGTCCATCCCTGCTTCCATGAAGTCTTATCACTTATGCAGATTCTTATTAACCAGGGGAGGGGGAAGGAACACATCATTTCACTTTTCAACAGTCATTTGTTCATGTACAAGACTTATTTGAAGatgcattttttatttaaatgttaattcattaactttgattttattttacTCTTGAAACCCTTAATTGCACAATATCAAAACACCCTGTACTGTATGAGGTTTGTGATTGGACTTTGCTACAAATATGGAAAAGTTGTAAAAATAATTACCATATTCTAGTGTATAATAACCTGACACTTCTACGGAAGCTTCTTCCTGATACCTACTTCACTGACGTAACTTTGGGTGTCACCATGGACAATTGCCAGTTCTTTTTATCACTTGAGATATCAGAGGCAGCCTGTTAGTTTAATCATTACCGTAGCTCTCTAAAAATTTCCACGTGCCATTGGGGGCATCAGTACCACTATAAGAATCTGGCCTTGCTGGACAATCCCAACATCATCACAGGAACCAGTGCTGGTCCACGGACCAGAGGTTGAGGAACTCTGAGCTGGACTGTCTTTACTCTCTTTAAAACAGCTGTGAAGAGACTGGACTGGCTGCCTTACGCAATCTTTGGGAGGTCCAACTCATCTGTTGCAAATTTGCTGACAGTACATTTAATTCTGATTTATTGACAGAAAATTCTATATAGTCCATCCCTGcttccatcaaatcaaatgtatttataaagcccttcttacatcagctgatgtcacaaagtgctgtaccgaaacccagcctaaaaccccaaacagcaagcaatgcaggtgtagaagcattaaCATTGCTTCCATGAATTCTTACCACTTCTGCAGATTAAGATTAAGCAAGGGAGGGGGAAGGAAGCAATCTTCATTACTTGTTGTCCTAGTCCAACATACCACagtgcaaaaatcgctgaagttggagacttttatctccctcaccaacttcaaacatcagctatctgagcaactaaccgatcgctgcagctgtacatagtctattggtaaatagcccaccctttttcacctacctcatccccatactgtttttatttatttacttttctgctcttttgcacaccaata from Oncorhynchus kisutch isolate 150728-3 linkage group LG15, Okis_V2, whole genome shotgun sequence encodes:
- the LOC109905018 gene encoding aldehyde dehydrogenase, dimeric NADP-preferring, with product MEKQTVDFARDAFLTGRSQPLKFRVQQLKSLQRLITERQGEIAIALKQDLNRSQYDTALSELIGLENEISLAVGKLSQWAAPRHVEKNIMTLTDQVYILPEPLGVVLIIGAWNYPWALTLQPLIGAIAAGNAAVVKPSELSEHSASLLKALLPQYLDKELYPVVTGGVPETQELLRQRFDHIFYTGNSTVGKVVMEAAAKHLTPVTLELGGKSPCYIDKDCDLIVACRRITWGKFFNVGQTCIAPDYILCEPSIQNKVVEGIRNTLQEFYGPDPKSSPDYGRIINLRHFSRVMGLLEGCSVTLGGESDPSQCYIAPTVVTDVSPHTRLMQEEIFGPLLPIVTVGDVGDAIRFINGKEKPLALYVFSSDKKVIKRMIAETSSGGVVVNDVIMHYVLNSLPFGGVGQSGMGRYHGKHTFDQLSHHRACLIKSLGMECINMARYPPQDRSRARRARQAMRSSLCDQSKSTFVWAVLATILACGLLVALIVIVVMGAR